In Cheilinus undulatus linkage group 24, ASM1832078v1, whole genome shotgun sequence, a single window of DNA contains:
- the LOC121506171 gene encoding protein NLRC3-like isoform X2, with product MKRQRTYSTEPSCLSMKSDQSKSGFINFKQSAVGRNKMKRQRAHSTEPSCLSMKSDQSKSGFINFKRSADGRIKMKRQRTHSTEPSCLSMKSDQSKSGFINFKHSAVGRGQLETSEFFDDQSNQHRTDLDSIFMLLEEKIITFMKKELKRFQKALSQDNPECLIEDEEVLVGEYKEQRSSREAFLNITENFLRRMKQNELADRLWNRTPDPVYQHKLKSNLKKKFQCVFEGIAKAGNPTLLNQIYTELYITEGGTGEVNHEHEVRQIETTSRKAHRPETTIRQEDIFKAPPGRDEPIRTVMTKGVAGIGKTVLTQKFTLDWAEGKANQDIQFTFPFTFRELNVLKEKKFSLVELIQHFFTETNNAGLWRFDGFQVVFIFDGLDECRLPLDFIKTKILTDVTKSTSVDVLLTNLIRGNLLPSARLWITTRPAAANQIPPGFVDMVTEVRGFTDPQKEEYFRKRFREEEQASTVISHIKTSRSLHIMCHIPVFCWITATVLEDLLKTREGGELPKTLTEMFVSFLVVQTKVKSIKYDGRAENDPHWSQDSRKMIESLGKLAFEQLQKGNLIFYESDLMEGGIDIRSASVYSGVFTQVFREEKGLFQDTVFCFIHLSVQEFLAAFHVHRTFINSGVNLMKEEQTPSKISKTKPKRKHLHQSAVDQTSGVNLMAEEQTPARSTMTQFYQSAVDQALLSPNGHLDLFLRFLLGLSLTTNQNLLQGLLTQTGSDSETRQETVQYIKTKISEDLSAEKSINLFHCLNELNDRSLVEEIQQFLRSGRLSTNRLSPAQWSALAFILLSSDKDLDVFDLKKYSASEEALLRLLPVVKASNKALLSGCNLSERSCGALSSVLSSSRLKELDLSNNDLQDSGVEQLCGGLLDSLSTLETLRLSVCNLSERSCGALSSVLSSSRLRELDLSNNHLQDSGVEQLCGGLMNPVCALETLRLSGCNLSERSCGALSSVLSSQSSRLKELDLSNNDLQDSGVTLLSSGLESPHCRLDSLSLSGCLVSEEGCSSLASVLSSSCLTKLDLSYNHPGEQGENLLSTLKEDPHCRLETLRLDHGGQHRLKPGLNKYACELEVDANTVNRRLNLSDNNRMVTCVKRDQPYPDHPDRFDCHQLLCRTGLTGRCYWEVEWRGWVYVSVSYRGNPHRGNKDECVFGFNDQSWSLICSDNGYSVLHNNSQTNTSSSSSSSDRVAVYLDHPAGSLSFYRISSDRLIHLHTFNTTFTEPLYPGFRFRLWSGSSVSLCSL from the exons ATGAAGAGGCAGAGGACATACTCTACTGAACCCAGCTGTTTGTCCATGAAGAGTGATCAGTCTAAAAGTGGCTTCATTAACTTCAAACAGTCTGCAGTTGGAAG aaaCAAGATGAAGAGGCAGAGGGCACACTCTACTGAACCCAGCTGTTTGTCCATGAAGAGTGATCAGTCAAAAAGTGGCTTCATTAACTTCAAACGGTCTGCAGATGGAAG aaTCAAGATGAAGAGGCAGAGGACACACTCTACTGAACCCAGCTGTTTGTCCATGAAGAGTGATCAGTCTAAAAGTGGCTTCATTAACTTCAAACACTCTGCAGTTGGAAG AGGTCAGCTGGAAACATCAGAGTTCTTCGATGATCAATCCAATCAGCATAGAACAGACCTGGACTCCATATTTATG CTGCTGGAGGAAAAAATCATCACCTTTATGAAGAAGGAACTGAAGAGATTTCAGAAGGCTCTGAGTCAGGATAACCCAGAATGTCTCATTGAGGATGAGGAGGTGTTGGTTGGTGAATATAAagagcagaggagcagcagagaggcaTTTCTGAACATTACAGAGAACTTCCTGAGGAGAATGAAACAGAACGAGCTGGCTGACCGTCTGTGGAACA GAACTCCTGATCCAGTTTACCAACATAAACTCAAGTCTAACCTGAAAAAGAAGttccagtgtgtgtttgaggggatCGCCAAAGCAGGAAACCCAACCCTTCTGAATCAGATCTACACAGAGCTCTACATCACCGAGGGAGGGACTGGAGAGGTCAACCATGAACACGAGGTCAGACAGATCGAAACAACATCCAGGAAAGCACACAGACCAGAAacaaccatcagacaagaagacATCTTTAAAGCTCCACCTGGAAgagatgaaccaatcagaacagTGATGACCAAGGGCGTGGCTGGCATTGGGAAAACAGTCTTAACACAGAAGTTCACTCTGGACTGGGCTGAAGGCAAAGCCAACCAGGACATCCAGTTCACATTTCCATTCActttcagagagctgaatgtgctgaaagagaaaaagttcAGCTTGGTGGAGCTCATTCAGCACTTCTTTACTGAAACCAACAACGCAGGACTCTGGAGGTTTGACGGGTTCCAGGTCGTGTTCATCTTTGACGGTCTGGACGAGTGTCGACTTCCTCTGGACTTCATCAAAACTAAAATCCTAACTGATGTCACAAAGTCCACCTCAGTGGATGTGCTGCTGACAAACCTCATCAGGGGGAACCTGCTTCCATCTGCTCGCCTCTGGATAACCAcacgacctgcagcagccaatcagatccctccTGGGTTTGTTGACATGgtgacagaggtcagagggttCACTGACCCTCAGAAGGAGGAGTACTTCAGGAAGagattcagagaggaggagcaggcCAGCACAGTCATCTCTCACATCAAGACATCCCGAAGCCTCCACATCATGTGCCACATCCCggtcttctgctggatcactgctacagttctggaggatctgctgaagaccagagagggaggagagctgCCCAAGACCCTGACTGAGATGTTTGTCAGCTTCCTGGTGGTTCAGACCAAAGTGAAGAGCATCAAGTATGATGGAAGAGCTGAGAATGATCCACACTGGAGTCAAGACAGCAGGAAGATGATCGAGTCTCTGGGAAAACTGGCttttgagcagctgcagaaaggaaACCTGATCTTCTATGAATCAGACCTGATGGAGGGTGGCATCGATATCAGATCAGCCTCGGTGTACTCAGGAGTGTTCACACAGGTCTTCAGAGAGGAGAAAGGACTTTTCCAGGATACGGTGTTCTGCTTCATCCATTTGAgtgttcaggagtttctggCTGCTTTTCATGTTCACCGGACCTTCATCAACTCTGGAGTCAATCTgatgaaagaagaacaaacaccATCCAAGATCTCTAAAACCAAGCCTAAACGGAAACATCTCCATCAGAGTGCTGTGGACCAGACCTCTGGAGTCAATCTGATGGCAGAAGAACAAACACCAGCCAGATCTACAATGACACAGTTCTACCAGAGTGCTGTGGACCAGGCCTTACTGAGCCCAAATGGACACCTGGATTTGTTCCTACGCTTCCTCCTGGGTCTGTCACTGACCACCAATCAGAATCTCCTACAAGGTCTGCtgacacagacaggaagtgactcAGAGACCAGACAGGAAACAGTCCAGTACATCAAGACAAAGATCAGTGAGgatctgtctgcagagaagagCATCAATCTGTTCCACTGTCTGAATGAACTGAATGATCGTTCTCTAGTGGAGGAGATCCAACAGTTCCTGAGATCAGGACGTCTCTCCACAAATAGACTTTCTCCTGCTCAGTGGTCAGCTCTGGCCTTCATCTTACTGTCATCAGATAAAGATCTGGACGTGTTTGACCTGAAGAAATACTCTGCTTCAGAGGAGGCTCTCCTGAGGCTGCTGCCAGTGGTCAAAGCCTCCAACAAAGCTCT gCTGAGTGGCTGTAACCtctcagagagaagctgtggaGCTCTGTCCTCAGTCCTCAGCTCCTCCAGACTGAAAGAGCTGGACCTGAGCAACAATgacctgcaggattcaggagttGAGCAACTTTGTGGTGGACTTCTGGATTCACTGTCTACACTTGAAACTCTCAG GCTGAGTGTCTGTAACCTCTCAGAAAGAAGCTGTGGAGCTCTGTCGTCAGTCCTCAGCTCCTCCAGActgagagagctggacctgagtaacaaccacctgcaggattcaggagttGAGCAACTTTGTGGTGGCCTTATGAATCCAGTGTGTGCGTTGGAAACTCTCAG GCTGAGTGGCTGTAACCTTtcagagagaagctgtggaGCTCTGTCCTCAGTCCTCAGCTCCCAGTCCTCCAGACTGAAagagctggacctgagtaacaatgacctgcaggattcaggagtgaCGCTGTTGTCTTCTGGACTGGAGAGTCCACACTGCAGACTGGACTCTCTCAG tCTGTCTGGCTGTTTGGTCTCAGAGGAAGgctgttcttctctggcctcaGTCCTGAGCTCGTCCTGTCTGACAAAGCTGGACCTGAGCTACAATCATCCAGGAGAACAAGGAGAGAATCTACTGTCTACTCTAAAGGAGGATCCACACTGCAGACTGGAGACACTGAG GCTGGACCATGGTGGACAGCACAGACTGAAACCAGGTCTAAACAAGT ACGCCTGTGAGCTGGAAGTGGACGCAAACACAGTGAACAGAAGACTCAATCTGTCTGACAACAACAGGATGGTGACATGTGTGAAGAGGGATCAACCATATCCTGATCATCCAGACAGATTTGACTGTCATCAGCTGCTGTGTCGGACTGGTCTGACTGGTCGCTGTTACTGGGAGGTCGAGTGGAGAGGATGGGTTTATGTATCAGTGAGTTACAGAGGAAACCCACACAGAGGAAACAAAGATGAATGTGTGTTTGGATTTAATGATCAGTCTTGGAGTCTGATCTGCTCTGATAATGGTTACTCTGTCCTTCACAACAACAGTCAAACaaacacctcctcctcctcttcatcctctgatAGAGTAGCGGTGTATCTGGACCATCCTGCTGGCTCTCTGTCCTTCTACAGAATCTCCTCTGACAGACTGATCCACCTCCACACCTTCAACACCACATTCACTGAACCGCTCTATCCTGGGTTCAGGTTTAGGTTGTGGTCAGGTTCCTCAGTGTCTCTGTGTTCTCTGTAG
- the LOC121506171 gene encoding protein NLRC3-like isoform X1 — protein sequence MMEDQSPGFPEPSCVSMKSDQSKGGFINFKQPADGSIMMEEQSPDSPEPSCVSMKSDQSKGGFINFKQPADERIKMKRQRTYSTEPSCLSMKSDQSKSGFINFKQSAVGRNKMKRQRAHSTEPSCLSMKSDQSKSGFINFKRSADGRIKMKRQRTHSTEPSCLSMKSDQSKSGFINFKHSAVGRGQLETSEFFDDQSNQHRTDLDSIFMLLEEKIITFMKKELKRFQKALSQDNPECLIEDEEVLVGEYKEQRSSREAFLNITENFLRRMKQNELADRLWNRTPDPVYQHKLKSNLKKKFQCVFEGIAKAGNPTLLNQIYTELYITEGGTGEVNHEHEVRQIETTSRKAHRPETTIRQEDIFKAPPGRDEPIRTVMTKGVAGIGKTVLTQKFTLDWAEGKANQDIQFTFPFTFRELNVLKEKKFSLVELIQHFFTETNNAGLWRFDGFQVVFIFDGLDECRLPLDFIKTKILTDVTKSTSVDVLLTNLIRGNLLPSARLWITTRPAAANQIPPGFVDMVTEVRGFTDPQKEEYFRKRFREEEQASTVISHIKTSRSLHIMCHIPVFCWITATVLEDLLKTREGGELPKTLTEMFVSFLVVQTKVKSIKYDGRAENDPHWSQDSRKMIESLGKLAFEQLQKGNLIFYESDLMEGGIDIRSASVYSGVFTQVFREEKGLFQDTVFCFIHLSVQEFLAAFHVHRTFINSGVNLMKEEQTPSKISKTKPKRKHLHQSAVDQTSGVNLMAEEQTPARSTMTQFYQSAVDQALLSPNGHLDLFLRFLLGLSLTTNQNLLQGLLTQTGSDSETRQETVQYIKTKISEDLSAEKSINLFHCLNELNDRSLVEEIQQFLRSGRLSTNRLSPAQWSALAFILLSSDKDLDVFDLKKYSASEEALLRLLPVVKASNKALLSGCNLSERSCGALSSVLSSSRLKELDLSNNDLQDSGVEQLCGGLLDSLSTLETLRLSVCNLSERSCGALSSVLSSSRLRELDLSNNHLQDSGVEQLCGGLMNPVCALETLRLSGCNLSERSCGALSSVLSSQSSRLKELDLSNNDLQDSGVTLLSSGLESPHCRLDSLSLSGCLVSEEGCSSLASVLSSSCLTKLDLSYNHPGEQGENLLSTLKEDPHCRLETLRLDHGGQHRLKPGLNKYACELEVDANTVNRRLNLSDNNRMVTCVKRDQPYPDHPDRFDCHQLLCRTGLTGRCYWEVEWRGWVYVSVSYRGNPHRGNKDECVFGFNDQSWSLICSDNGYSVLHNNSQTNTSSSSSSSDRVAVYLDHPAGSLSFYRISSDRLIHLHTFNTTFTEPLYPGFRFRLWSGSSVSLCSL from the exons ATGATGGAGGATCAGAGCCCAGGTTTTCCTGAACCCAGCTGTGTGTCCATGAAGAGTGACCAGTCTAAAGGTGGCTTTATTAACTTCAAACAACCTGCAGATGGAAG tatcATGATGGAGGAGCAGAGCCCAGATTCTCCTGAACCCAGCTGTGTGTCCATGAAGAGTGACCAGTCTAAAGGTGGCTTTATTAACTTCAAACAACCTGCCGATGAAAG AATTAAGATGAAGAGGCAGAGGACATACTCTACTGAACCCAGCTGTTTGTCCATGAAGAGTGATCAGTCTAAAAGTGGCTTCATTAACTTCAAACAGTCTGCAGTTGGAAG aaaCAAGATGAAGAGGCAGAGGGCACACTCTACTGAACCCAGCTGTTTGTCCATGAAGAGTGATCAGTCAAAAAGTGGCTTCATTAACTTCAAACGGTCTGCAGATGGAAG aaTCAAGATGAAGAGGCAGAGGACACACTCTACTGAACCCAGCTGTTTGTCCATGAAGAGTGATCAGTCTAAAAGTGGCTTCATTAACTTCAAACACTCTGCAGTTGGAAG AGGTCAGCTGGAAACATCAGAGTTCTTCGATGATCAATCCAATCAGCATAGAACAGACCTGGACTCCATATTTATG CTGCTGGAGGAAAAAATCATCACCTTTATGAAGAAGGAACTGAAGAGATTTCAGAAGGCTCTGAGTCAGGATAACCCAGAATGTCTCATTGAGGATGAGGAGGTGTTGGTTGGTGAATATAAagagcagaggagcagcagagaggcaTTTCTGAACATTACAGAGAACTTCCTGAGGAGAATGAAACAGAACGAGCTGGCTGACCGTCTGTGGAACA GAACTCCTGATCCAGTTTACCAACATAAACTCAAGTCTAACCTGAAAAAGAAGttccagtgtgtgtttgaggggatCGCCAAAGCAGGAAACCCAACCCTTCTGAATCAGATCTACACAGAGCTCTACATCACCGAGGGAGGGACTGGAGAGGTCAACCATGAACACGAGGTCAGACAGATCGAAACAACATCCAGGAAAGCACACAGACCAGAAacaaccatcagacaagaagacATCTTTAAAGCTCCACCTGGAAgagatgaaccaatcagaacagTGATGACCAAGGGCGTGGCTGGCATTGGGAAAACAGTCTTAACACAGAAGTTCACTCTGGACTGGGCTGAAGGCAAAGCCAACCAGGACATCCAGTTCACATTTCCATTCActttcagagagctgaatgtgctgaaagagaaaaagttcAGCTTGGTGGAGCTCATTCAGCACTTCTTTACTGAAACCAACAACGCAGGACTCTGGAGGTTTGACGGGTTCCAGGTCGTGTTCATCTTTGACGGTCTGGACGAGTGTCGACTTCCTCTGGACTTCATCAAAACTAAAATCCTAACTGATGTCACAAAGTCCACCTCAGTGGATGTGCTGCTGACAAACCTCATCAGGGGGAACCTGCTTCCATCTGCTCGCCTCTGGATAACCAcacgacctgcagcagccaatcagatccctccTGGGTTTGTTGACATGgtgacagaggtcagagggttCACTGACCCTCAGAAGGAGGAGTACTTCAGGAAGagattcagagaggaggagcaggcCAGCACAGTCATCTCTCACATCAAGACATCCCGAAGCCTCCACATCATGTGCCACATCCCggtcttctgctggatcactgctacagttctggaggatctgctgaagaccagagagggaggagagctgCCCAAGACCCTGACTGAGATGTTTGTCAGCTTCCTGGTGGTTCAGACCAAAGTGAAGAGCATCAAGTATGATGGAAGAGCTGAGAATGATCCACACTGGAGTCAAGACAGCAGGAAGATGATCGAGTCTCTGGGAAAACTGGCttttgagcagctgcagaaaggaaACCTGATCTTCTATGAATCAGACCTGATGGAGGGTGGCATCGATATCAGATCAGCCTCGGTGTACTCAGGAGTGTTCACACAGGTCTTCAGAGAGGAGAAAGGACTTTTCCAGGATACGGTGTTCTGCTTCATCCATTTGAgtgttcaggagtttctggCTGCTTTTCATGTTCACCGGACCTTCATCAACTCTGGAGTCAATCTgatgaaagaagaacaaacaccATCCAAGATCTCTAAAACCAAGCCTAAACGGAAACATCTCCATCAGAGTGCTGTGGACCAGACCTCTGGAGTCAATCTGATGGCAGAAGAACAAACACCAGCCAGATCTACAATGACACAGTTCTACCAGAGTGCTGTGGACCAGGCCTTACTGAGCCCAAATGGACACCTGGATTTGTTCCTACGCTTCCTCCTGGGTCTGTCACTGACCACCAATCAGAATCTCCTACAAGGTCTGCtgacacagacaggaagtgactcAGAGACCAGACAGGAAACAGTCCAGTACATCAAGACAAAGATCAGTGAGgatctgtctgcagagaagagCATCAATCTGTTCCACTGTCTGAATGAACTGAATGATCGTTCTCTAGTGGAGGAGATCCAACAGTTCCTGAGATCAGGACGTCTCTCCACAAATAGACTTTCTCCTGCTCAGTGGTCAGCTCTGGCCTTCATCTTACTGTCATCAGATAAAGATCTGGACGTGTTTGACCTGAAGAAATACTCTGCTTCAGAGGAGGCTCTCCTGAGGCTGCTGCCAGTGGTCAAAGCCTCCAACAAAGCTCT gCTGAGTGGCTGTAACCtctcagagagaagctgtggaGCTCTGTCCTCAGTCCTCAGCTCCTCCAGACTGAAAGAGCTGGACCTGAGCAACAATgacctgcaggattcaggagttGAGCAACTTTGTGGTGGACTTCTGGATTCACTGTCTACACTTGAAACTCTCAG GCTGAGTGTCTGTAACCTCTCAGAAAGAAGCTGTGGAGCTCTGTCGTCAGTCCTCAGCTCCTCCAGActgagagagctggacctgagtaacaaccacctgcaggattcaggagttGAGCAACTTTGTGGTGGCCTTATGAATCCAGTGTGTGCGTTGGAAACTCTCAG GCTGAGTGGCTGTAACCTTtcagagagaagctgtggaGCTCTGTCCTCAGTCCTCAGCTCCCAGTCCTCCAGACTGAAagagctggacctgagtaacaatgacctgcaggattcaggagtgaCGCTGTTGTCTTCTGGACTGGAGAGTCCACACTGCAGACTGGACTCTCTCAG tCTGTCTGGCTGTTTGGTCTCAGAGGAAGgctgttcttctctggcctcaGTCCTGAGCTCGTCCTGTCTGACAAAGCTGGACCTGAGCTACAATCATCCAGGAGAACAAGGAGAGAATCTACTGTCTACTCTAAAGGAGGATCCACACTGCAGACTGGAGACACTGAG GCTGGACCATGGTGGACAGCACAGACTGAAACCAGGTCTAAACAAGT ACGCCTGTGAGCTGGAAGTGGACGCAAACACAGTGAACAGAAGACTCAATCTGTCTGACAACAACAGGATGGTGACATGTGTGAAGAGGGATCAACCATATCCTGATCATCCAGACAGATTTGACTGTCATCAGCTGCTGTGTCGGACTGGTCTGACTGGTCGCTGTTACTGGGAGGTCGAGTGGAGAGGATGGGTTTATGTATCAGTGAGTTACAGAGGAAACCCACACAGAGGAAACAAAGATGAATGTGTGTTTGGATTTAATGATCAGTCTTGGAGTCTGATCTGCTCTGATAATGGTTACTCTGTCCTTCACAACAACAGTCAAACaaacacctcctcctcctcttcatcctctgatAGAGTAGCGGTGTATCTGGACCATCCTGCTGGCTCTCTGTCCTTCTACAGAATCTCCTCTGACAGACTGATCCACCTCCACACCTTCAACACCACATTCACTGAACCGCTCTATCCTGGGTTCAGGTTTAGGTTGTGGTCAGGTTCCTCAGTGTCTCTGTGTTCTCTGTAG